In Mercenaria mercenaria strain notata chromosome 14, MADL_Memer_1, whole genome shotgun sequence, the following are encoded in one genomic region:
- the LOC128548319 gene encoding uncharacterized protein LOC128548319 — translation MDKNTTADLLKDLMELTTHLKDNYKEDFVCQEWATTFSSKYYKKLVDTCKPTKRQTRSTLKEKLKEEITKSFGQEEVLENFNVDISSEDKCIESIRNLDKQIYRNKRNIVYCTHQIGFIIKNLRSVCPKDCDLGLYFHLRGVHYTDSYCRNLALVYELIEKHKNLLKCALNTGTLIKNRKLIEEICTELNW, via the exons AT GGATAAGAATACAACAGCAGACCTGTTAAAAGATTTGATGGAATTAACAAcccatttaaaagataattacaaagaAGATTTTGTATGCCAAGAATGGGCTACAACATTCAGTTCAAAGTATTACAAGAAATTGGTTGATACATGTAAGCCAACAAAGCGACAAACAAGGAGTACGTTAAAAGAAAAGCTTAAAGAAGAAATTACGAAATCATTCGGACAAGAGgaggttttagaaaattttaatgtggaTATTTCAAGCGAGGACAAATGTATTGAAAGCATTAGAAATTTAGACAAGCagatatacagaaacaaacggaatattgtttattgtacacatcagattggatttattattaaaaatttaagatcAGTTTGCCCAAAGGATTGTGATCTGGGACTTTATTTTCATCTCAGAGGTGTACATTACACAGATTCCTACTGTCGAAACCTGGctttagtttatgaattaattgagaaacataagaatttattgaagtgtgctttaaacactggaactttaatcaaaaataggaaattaatcgaagaaatatgtacagagtTGAATTGGTAA